GTTGATTCATTTGTTGTTTGGTGAGGAAACAGGTATTTATTTTATTGACTCTACAACGATTAAAGCTTGTCACAATAAAAGGCGTTATAGCAATAAAGTTTTTAAAGGATTAGCCAAACATAGTAAATCCTCTATGGGGTATTTTTATGGTTTTAAATTACATGTAATAATCAATAATAAAGGGGAGTTTATGGCATTAAAAGTGACCAAAGGCAATGTAGATGATAGGGTTCCAGTACCGGAGTTAACAAAAAGATTAACTGGAATTATAGCAGCTGATAAAGGTTATATTAAGCAAAATTTGTTCTTAAATTTATATGAAAGAGGCTTAAAAATGATTCATGGAATTAAGAAGAATATGGAAAATAAATTAATGGATTTGAAAGAAAAAATCTTACTTCGAAAGCGTAACTTAATTGAAACAGTTTTTGATTATCTAAAAAATAAAATGAACCTTGAACATACTAGACATAGATCACCAATAAATGCCTTTGTCCATATATTATCTACTCTTGTTGCTTATTCATTAAAGAAAAATAAACCTTCAACAAAATTTGATTTTAATCTACATGTTCTCAATATCCTTATCCCGAATTGACGTAACTTGTAATCAGCTATTGACCCCCTATTGTAATAAACTATTGACCCCCCTAACCACATAAAAAAATTAGTTAATTTTGGTTAAAATTCAGATAGAATTTTCTAAAATCATTGTAATTTTTAATTAATACCGTAGTCTATTATTTTAATCTTTAATCTACATCTTTGCCTCCTCTGAAACTTTTATTACCAGTTTCTATGATTTGACAATGATGCGTTATCCTATCAATAATTGCCTTTGTTGCCTTAGGATTACCAAATATATCACCCCATTCTTCAAATCTCAAATGGAGACCATTCAAAAGCAGGGGCAAAACTAAATTTGAATTAGAAAACTACGCCAAATCATTGGAGTTATATCTTTAAGATGTACTTTAAATTGGTAAATCTTAGTATTGTCAGACATATAAAAGCAATTTATCAGTTACATCAAATAGGGTAAAATACTTAGTACAGGACAAAGAGATTAACAAGGTGATAATAGAAGTAAAGATGGTATTATTGTCTTAACAAATTTTGTTATAACTTCCATCCATTTTTCCATCATTTCTTCAATATTCAAAAATATTCTCTGCAAGTAATCTAAGCCATACCTGAATAAGGAGATAGACTTTCTACCATGTTTTTTAAGCTTTATAGGTTTGATAGAATTTTGCCATTGACCCACAACATAAGCAAAAGTAAATGCTATAGCAAGTAAACCAAGCAATTTACTAATTCTATCTAAATGTATTATATGGGTATTTTCAAAATTGAAGCCCCGCGTCTTAAGGCAAGCAAAAAGGCTTTCTATTTCCCATCTTTTTTTATATATATTTAGTGCTACATGCGGATTATCATTGGTAGCTATGATTACTAATACGCCTTCATCATTACGCAGTGCAGCCACAGATACTTTAGGTCCTTTATAATTCTTACCCAAATATCTTTTTCCTTTAAACAACATATATTCACCATTCTGTAACTTCTTAATTAAATGATTAGCAGTAACTAACTCATCTTCTGCTCTACCAATGGCAAGATTGGCTTTGATTCTAATATAAAATGGTATCATTTTATCGTCTAAAAACTTTAGCCATAAATCACCAATAAACTCCCGATCCCCAAGCAATGCTGACATCTTCTCTATGCCAAATACAGTAATAAACCTTTCCATTAATTGCTGACGTTCAATGTTATTAGAAGTTCCTGCTTTTGGCAACATATCCCACATAATTGGTATAGCAATGCCTTTATGGCAAATAGATAATACTAAAATATTGATGTCAAGCTTGCCAAATTTCCAATTTGTTCGATCAAGCACTAGTAACCATTGATCAGTATCAATTCCAGCCAACCTCACCAATAACTTGGCTAAGGACGTATATGATAATTCACATTTGGCAAAAAATCTCTGTAATTTCTTATAGCGTGATTCTTGCTTATCTCCTTTTATCGTTAAGGCAAGCTGGGTAAGATTTACATCTCTCACTTGCAGTAATCCTAATATTATTTGTTCTATTAATTTTATGCTTGCAAAACTATTAAAAAAGTAGTCTCCTATTAATTGTGATAACGCTGTACTCATTCTCTTGCCTCTTAAGTCTTCAATAACCTAAGTAATAGAGCTTTGGCTACGCGTTATCTACTATTTTTATTCTCTCCTTAATCTCTTTGTCCTGTACTGAGGGTAAAATATGTTTCAGGTGTTATAGATTCATTTTGTAATATATTTTTATAAAAAGCTAGGCATATTTTTTAGCAAAATTTAGCTTTGCCCCTGCTTTTGAATGGTCTCCTTAATGGTGCTAAGCATAGTAGTAAAGCCTTGTTGATCATTGGTAACTTCAAAAGCCTTGTTAGTAGCTGGTATATAGATACTTAAAGTTTTTTTACTAACGTCCACACCAATATAAGTTGTTGCCATATAGAGCCTCATGATTTATATTAATAATAGGATACGCTACATACTCATACGCAAGGTTTAAACCTTCTGACATCCGTTCGTAGTCTTTATCCAAACAGGATGGGTCTTTGCTCAGGTACGAAGTCTTTAAAATTCAAAGCTTCAATTCGAGATACAGTTTACCTATCCTACCACTATATATAACTGATCACGTTATATTTATCATGGCTTTTTTATTGTATGAATTCGGGATAATAATTAGTTAATTCTTATCCCGAATTCGCGTATGAAGATATTGTTTAACCGATTTTTCTTGGATTGCTTCGTCGACCTTACGGTCTCCTCGCAATGACGTTAATTTAACTTGAATTCGATGTAACTTGTTACATCGAATTCAGTGTTATATATAGAAACAATCAGGTTTGAAGCGGTTCTACACCTGATTGTTAAAATATAACACTCCATTCAATATGTGATTTTAATTATTAAAATCACATATTGAATGATGGAAAAAGTTAAAATGCACTCGCAGAACCGCTTCAAGAGTGCATTTTTCCTTATAACAAAGCCAGTTCGATATAAGAATTAATAATTCTTATATCGAACTGAGGTTAATTTAGATATATATGATAAAAACACTACTACATTTTCCTATTGTTAGAATTTACCTAATATTTCAGTTTATTACTCGTATTCTATTAAGCTCATATGCTTTATGGCAACAACAAATAACCATATCTGATCTAGTATCAACTTTTGTTATTGGTACATTCAATGATCTAATATCTCTTTGTTATTTTTTACCAGTAATGTCGCTTGTTATCATTGGCTTCTACAAGTTATTGGTTCGGTATAAATTTTTGTATGTAAGCTGCTCTTTTATCGCTTATTTTTGTACTATTGCACTACTAATATTTATTGCCATCGCAGAGATTACTTTTTGGGATGAGTTCGGCGTTAGATTTAATTTTATTGCTGTAGATTATCTAATTTATACTCATGAAATCATTGGTACTGTAAAAGAGTCTTTGCCCTATATAGAAATATTACTAGGCATTATAATTATTACACTACTGATTGTTTTTTTCTTGAGAAAATACATAATTGATCAAGCAAGTACTCTAAATGGCAAGAAACATATTTTTTGTGTGATAATGCTATTTTTGTTTAGCCTACTTGCTTTTAATTTTTATAACCCCAATAAAATTGCTTTTAATTATAATAAATATGCTATCGAGCTTGCTAAAAACGGTCCATATGAGTTCTGCTCTGCCTATTTTAATAATAGCTTGGACTATAATAGTTTTTATCCAGTAATTGATAAAAAGCGGGCTTTCGATATTGTCCGCTCCAATTTATCGAAAGATAAACAAATATTTTTAAACGATGCTACTATAGAACAAAATATCAGAGCTAATTCTTCTAATAATAAAAAATATAATATTATTTTTATTACCGTCGAAAGTCTGAGTAGCGAATTCATGGGTAAATTTGGCAATCAACAAAATATTACTCCAAATTTAGATAGATTAGCTGATGAAAGCATATTTTTTACCAATCTATATGCAGTAGGAACTAGAACAGTAAGAGGTTTGGAAGCTATTACTTTATCAGTACCACCAACTCCTGGTTCTTCCATTATTCGTAGGCCTGATAACCAATCGCTATTTAATATAGGTACTATTTTTAAGAATGAAGGTTATGTTATTAACTTCGTATTTGGTGGCTATAGTTACTTTGATAATTTTGCAAATTATTTTCATGGTAATGGTTATAATATAGTTGATCGAGGTAATCTGAAATCAAATGAAATAAGTTTCTCCAATATTTGGGGAGTAGCTGATGAGGATATACTAATAAAATCACTAGAGTTAGCCGATCAAAGTCATAAGGAAGGCAAACCCTTCTTTTCATTAATTATGACTGTCTCTAACCATCGTCCTTATACTTTCACCGAAGGTAGAATTGATTTGCCATCTGGTAGTGGACGTAATGCAGCTGTTAAATACACTGACTATGCTATTGGTAAGTTTCTTGAACTAGCAAAAACTCGCCCTTGGTTTAATAATACTATCTTTGTTATCACTGCTGATCATTGTGCATCAAGTGCTGGCAAAACTGATTTGCCTATTAACAAATATCATATACCTCTATTAATATATGCTCCTAATATATTAAAACCACAGATAATTGATAGTTTAGCCAGTCAAATTGACATTGCTCCTACTATTTTTGGATTATTAAATTTCTCGTATAATAGTAAGTTCTTCGGTCAAGATATGTTAAACATACCGGCAAAAAGAGCATTTATCAGCACTTACCAATTACTTGGTTTTATGAAAGATAATCACTTAGTTATCTTAAGCCCACAGGGACAGCCAAAAACTTATAAACTAGTTGGTAAAGATAAAATAGAGACTGAAAATATTCCTAACTTAGTAGAAGAAGCTATTAGCTTTTATCAGATAGCTCATGATTTATATATTCAGGGTGAAATGAGAGAATAGCTTTCTTGTATTACATCTAATAGTAGCTTATTTTAAATAAAAATCTACTATTAAATATAATGACCCTAAGAGATTATAAATTAATTTTTAAGCTTGCCAAAAGCATTTTAGAACAAGAATATCACAATCTCAGCCTTTGGTATTTCGTTAGTTTCATTTATGGTATCGTTATTTATTTTACTTTAAGTAACGAACCTTCCTTTATATCTATTCTAGCTATTTTTACAATTTCTTTATCACTAATAATCTTAAGAAATAACATATTTGGGCGATTTCTTTCGGGCATAATTATTGCTTTTTCATGTGGTATGTTAGTGGGCAAATATCGTATATCAAATTTACATGTTGTTGGTATTAAAAAGCCGATAATTTCACAAATAGGTGGCACTATAGAATCGATGAAACCAACCACTCATGGTATGCAGGTTATATTATATCAGGTAAAAATTCAAAAACTTAAGCAGGTTTTACAAAAAGTAAGGATAAGC
Above is a genomic segment from Candidatus Tisiphia endosymbiont of Nedyus quadrimaculatus containing:
- a CDS encoding IS982 family transposase yields the protein MKKDITELYSFIDDFCKIYLEYEQRKLLPSNKQRNRCCSMSLSEMLTIIIMFHTSYAKNFKFFYKSYIECMHKDDFPKALSYNRFVELMARLFIPLNMLIHLLFGEETGIYFIDSTTIKACHNKRRYSNKVFKGLAKHSKSSMGYFYGFKLHVIINNKGEFMALKVTKGNVDDRVPVPELTKRLTGIIAADKGYIKQNLFLNLYERGLKMIHGIKKNMENKLMDLKEKILLRKRNLIETVFDYLKNKMNLEHTRHRSPINAFVHILSTLVAYSLKKNKPSTKFDFNLHVLNILIPN
- a CDS encoding ATP-binding protein, whose amino-acid sequence is MRFEEWGDIFGNPKATKAIIDRITHHCQIIETGNKSFRGGKDVD
- a CDS encoding IS4 family transposase — encoded protein: MSTALSQLIGDYFFNSFASIKLIEQIILGLLQVRDVNLTQLALTIKGDKQESRYKKLQRFFAKCELSYTSLAKLLVRLAGIDTDQWLLVLDRTNWKFGKLDINILVLSICHKGIAIPIMWDMLPKAGTSNNIERQQLMERFITVFGIEKMSALLGDREFIGDLWLKFLDDKMIPFYIRIKANLAIGRAEDELVTANHLIKKLQNGEYMLFKGKRYLGKNYKGPKVSVAALRNDEGVLVIIATNDNPHVALNIYKKRWEIESLFACLKTRGFNFENTHIIHLDRISKLLGLLAIAFTFAYVVGQWQNSIKPIKLKKHGRKSISLFRYGLDYLQRIFLNIEEMMEKWMEVITKFVKTIIPSLLLLSPC
- a CDS encoding LTA synthase family protein; translated protein: MIKTLLHFPIVRIYLIFQFITRILLSSYALWQQQITISDLVSTFVIGTFNDLISLCYFLPVMSLVIIGFYKLLVRYKFLYVSCSFIAYFCTIALLIFIAIAEITFWDEFGVRFNFIAVDYLIYTHEIIGTVKESLPYIEILLGIIIITLLIVFFLRKYIIDQASTLNGKKHIFCVIMLFLFSLLAFNFYNPNKIAFNYNKYAIELAKNGPYEFCSAYFNNSLDYNSFYPVIDKKRAFDIVRSNLSKDKQIFLNDATIEQNIRANSSNNKKYNIIFITVESLSSEFMGKFGNQQNITPNLDRLADESIFFTNLYAVGTRTVRGLEAITLSVPPTPGSSIIRRPDNQSLFNIGTIFKNEGYVINFVFGGYSYFDNFANYFHGNGYNIVDRGNLKSNEISFSNIWGVADEDILIKSLELADQSHKEGKPFFSLIMTVSNHRPYTFTEGRIDLPSGSGRNAAVKYTDYAIGKFLELAKTRPWFNNTIFVITADHCASSAGKTDLPINKYHIPLLIYAPNILKPQIIDSLASQIDIAPTIFGLLNFSYNSKFFGQDMLNIPAKRAFISTYQLLGFMKDNHLVILSPQGQPKTYKLVGKDKIETENIPNLVEEAISFYQIAHDLYIQGEMRE